The DNA sequence atgataataatttaaacattaatgatttcaagtaataatatatggaactaagtaataatatactaaatggaaatatacatcaaataaatattcttattattttatttccagaatacaacaaaaaaaaaaattgcaaatgaaATGTTGTATCATAGACCAACCAACCAAACTTATTGCTACATCCaaagttaaatttacattattcctCAGTAATTCACAACATGTCGTCTATTGCAGATCGCGTGCTACCTGTACGGCACGTCGCCGGCGGACAACCCGCAGGTGCGCGAGGTGCACTGCGCCGTGCTGCCGCCGCAGTGGGGCACGCACCAGAGCGTGCACCTGCCGCGCCACCTGCCCAAGCACCCGGCGCTCGCACACCTGCAGCCGCTCGGCTGGATGCACACGCAGCCCAACGAGCTGCCGCAGCTCTCGCCGCAGGTACGCAGCCAGCACAGATACACGGGTGCATATTATATGCGCGCACGCAACCAAACCTGTGCGTGTGTGCTTGCGTTCACGTGATCCTAATTCAATCGTCGGACAGAttgatcttatttttatttttaggtttaaTAGCATTGATATgctttattaataagaaatatttgaagaatagaaaaaaaaatattatctcgAGTAGTCTCGGTCACCCATGATGCCGCCTCAGTAATCGTTCACTCTTTCGGGACGGTGAGACCAATGATTTTGTTCGGACATCGCATCACTGGCGCCTTTAcatagcttttatttttactcgTTGTCGTGGAATTGTACTTGTAAATGATTCGCCCTGACCTATTAactaagattttattttcctaCGCAGGACATAACTGCGCACGCAAAAATCATGGCCGACAATCCATCCTGGGACGGAGAAAAGACGATCATCATCACTTGCTCCTTCACGCCCGGCTCCTGCTCGCTCACAGCGTACAAACTCACCCCCAGTGGGTACGAGTGGGGTGTGAAGAATACTGACAGGGGCAATAACCCCAAGGGATACTTGCCCAGCCACTACGAAAAGGTTCAAATGTTGCTGTCTGATAGATTCCTTGGGTACTTCATGGTGCCGTCGCAAGGCAGTTGGAATTATAACTTTATGGGTAtgtttattgcatttaaacattatttatatcaacgtAATATGGAGACTTGATTACTTGTTTAgtgatgttttataaataaaaaaaaggagtATGTGATCACCATGACAAAAGAGTATCTTATACATTTTTCGAAAATTATTTCGTGTAATAATtaacttgtttaattttaatttttaacaatcaacaacaaatcaatatacacacacacagaatattttattaatttacaaaccATCCAAAGGTGTGCGCCACGACCCGAACATGAAGTACGGCGTGCAACTGGGCAACCCGCGCGAGTTCTACCACGAGGTGCACCGGCCGGCACACTTCATGAACTTCGCGGCTATGGAGGACGCCACGGCGCCCGCCATCGCCGCCGACAGAGAGGACGTGTACGCTTAGGATTATAGGATTAAATACTACTAGGGTCGGCAGTTTTCTGTTTTGTTCTGGGTACTTAATGGAAGATATTATGTTAGACTATTATGTTGTCTAATATACGTTTGTAATAAAGTTGAAGTCTAAGTTtactttgatttaaatataggtaGTATTTGTCAATAGTACAGCAACTCCACATACCCTGCGTCTGAGATTACAGTCCCTTGTTCAATAGtttgaatgatttatttcattggtTAGAAAAGACTGTATCTTCCATTAATGACATCTGCttgtttgatataatttgaattgaaaactgtatataatataagaataaattgtttCGTATATTGtgcttttgtgttttattttcacacaTATTATATCTCAATGTTATGGCAACACGACAAAGGTGAAtactttcttataattttaattcttcgTATGAAGGTGTCAAAAGCAATGAAGATAATTTGAATTGAACTAAgcatttgcataaaaattaaaatatcgtatGTGATTGCAGACCCGACCCGAAATGTTACTCTATATATCAAGGCTAGTATCTGGAATGGCTGAACCTATTTTAATGGAGATTCACTGGTATAGGGCAAACGAATTTGGGCGACCGGTTTGTTCTGTACCCGTATTTGGGAATTGATTATTACTTTCTTGTTAagcttatgtattataataaactacgaatataaatatatcagcctgaaaaaaatccaaattgttctttcaataaacatttaaatataaaataatatactcaaCACTGATGCATCAGTAAATCGATATGaaagaatgaaatgaattaagCCTTACTATAttatgcgaaagtgtgttatTTTGCCTTTCTTTCAAGCCACAACAAGGCGATTTTATGACATGATTTTTGTATAGAAGAGAGTTGTTATAAGGCTAGTTAgtgatataatatacaatttaattaaccgACGACAAAACAAGagttgaaacatttaattcacattgaaaattttttgcTTGATATCACGTGgtccaaaatttatatatattttataattaaaaggcTTTAAAAATTTGCGTATGCTAAAGTGAAATTCACaagtgtaattattttgtaattttattactttttctttGCTAATTAGCCACATCAACGTTTTACTTTAATTCTAcactatgtttttataaactttttcgAGGTTCATTCGAGGAGattggtttaaaaaattacaatggaagggggtttaaaaaaatagtcataGAGCACGAAGGCAAACAAAAGGTCTGTatgtctgttttatttatgccataacaaaaattattacacgTGATGAACATTTCCTGCAGAGAAAATAGATTTGAAGATCCGAAACACTTGACATGGAACTCCTAGAGTCCAGCTACACTATAACATGTATAGAAATCAGGTCTTTGCTAACATTGTTCAGTCTAATGGACATGTTTGTTGCCTTATAATATCCAGATCTAGAacatttgattttgaaatcAAACATAGATAGAACATTTGATGTTTGCGGGAATTCGGGAAGAAAAACAGGGTCTTCCTCCAGTTTGTTCAATTTCAGTGTCCTCGCGAACAAGGACGCAGGTACCAGTTAGTACTTGAATAAATGTGTGTAGACAAATCGCACACTATCAAGCTTCACAGACCACCAGTACAAAccgaaattaaattattaatatgtatacctTCGCTGTGGACTTCATTCTAACTACTAAATGTCAAAGTTCAAACCCCATTCGGCAATTGACGTATTGTAATTGTATGGCATTTGgcatgttatttattctttgtgATTTTGACAGTAATGCCGGTATTTGAACTTTGAAGATTTCGTTcggaataataaaacagtcgTTAACTCGCTATTGACttctatattattcaatatttgtgtattgtaatttatttttgatactaATAATGGATCATGAGGATTTCGACGATAGTGAATTCCCCGACAACGATGAATACGTGCCGTATGTAAGAACAACTACACTCGATTCTAAATCAAAAGGCGCGAAAGTAAGCATGTGGGGAAAAGTTACAAAAGTTTCTGCAAATGATGGATTCTATGTTAAAACTGGTAATGACCAGGAAattcttatcaaattaaacaagCCGCTGAGTGAACCGCTTGAAGGTTGGTACGAAATTCATGGTGTTTATCAAGGAAACTGTATCTTGTGCGATGAATACATACACTTTTCTGAAGAACTGACCAAAACTATCGATGTTGAAGGATATACGAATTTGGCTTCTCTGTTAATGGTTCTTGATGATCCGTGGAATTTAGGTGATGGAGGATTGGATGGTGTAAAACCAATGGATTAAATAAGTGCCCCCTTttgtaaatagtattaaataaaacatatttttctgtacaacattttgtttttttattattattaatttcgagtatacaaacatttactcttaagtaataatttgtaataatccAATTGGACTTTTAATTGCAACACAAAATTTGTatcacaattaaatttgacattatatatattttggagGTCACCAGTCTTCATAGAAGTGTTACCAACAATTAACACGAGGGTATGATCGAACCACtccaatttctttatttctttttttctctaATTTTAGACGCTTCTCATGTATTACTGCATTTGACAATGCTCCTTCAATACAAGTCACTGGGCGGTTGCTACAAATATTAATGCAGTATGATTTTTACACAACTTAAAAAAACCaacaagatatttttattgtagggGCATAACtatattcaatgtttatattgtaatagttttaaagtCACACTGTACTAAATTCTTTAATGCTTAAGGTTATATAAGGTCccaatattttttgaaaataatcatataaagtAAACTGGGATAAAATTACTTACATTTTTGGCACAAAGTTATTTGTTGCCGAGGGCAATTTAGTAGTTTGTGGTCTCACTTTTCCATCATTTAATGCTAAATCTGTGAGatatttcttaatgtattgcttcaattgaatattttctttgataaGCTTATTTTTCTCAGTTCTGAGACACATAGTCTGGACTTTAGCTCTATTTGCTTTTAATAGGAACTTGTCCATTTTGCTGTATTCCTTGCATTCAGTCTAGAATAAGGGATGAAATCAGTATTTGATGTGAATCTTAGTTAGTTATCCAAACttgttcagttgtttttgagCGGTGgagatacaaacaaataaaataggtaatctaaggctatatatttttaaccccAATTTAATGTACCTATCTAGGTATCAaaactatctatatataaacctaATCCCTTAAAAACCGAAAAATCTCAAACTTGatcaaaaaaactatttagttTCTAGTAAAGGTGTTTCTAAACAGCAAAcagtatttttgtaaaaagttttcaGAGGCCAATAATTCGatggtataaaaatatgtgtttttttttatttggtcaTCAGCGAGTGTTTGGCTGCGGTAAATTCCATAAATTTGTATCCAACAATTAACTATATGGGAGTcgaattaagattttttaaggTTTCTTACAATCATCGCAGCGTCAAGGTTTTCGAAGTCTTGCGGCAGTTCATCGTTCTCGATTTCTTTCAAGATTTTATCATTGTCATGTTCGTATTTGCTACATATTTGGGCCATCTGATTTATCTTCTGCAGTTTAGTAAGCATATCTTCTAGATactgaaattaataacaatagatATGTTTGTGTCTGTGTCTGTCTTTGCAATGGTACCATACTTGTTCCCACCTTAGAGAAGGCTTGTGTGCGTTCTTTGAGGTTTTAGAATCTAGAGCATAATTTACCACAGAACCCAGACGTGCCGTTTtctttaaagaataataattttcactcGCTCGTCTTGTCTCCGATCcccaatttttatgttttgacgGCGCGAACAATTCCTTAGAGCTTAGCAGTTAGTTCATAAATgctgggtttttttttttgtgtcatagcgggcaactgagctggtggttcgcctgatggtaagcgatcatcaccgcccataaacattcgcaaaagtacctctgcgaatgcgctgcccgcttttatggggtaagggaaaaggaaaggattaacgactggaaagaaggaatggactaggacgggtgaggaaaaggaaacgggcctccggctccggTATTTTGTGTATGAAAGGCTAGACCTACCTAGCTGTGTATTTTGTGTCCGTGAATAATAGGTAGCTTATAGGTACCTATTGGAGTTTATTAGCAACCTATATTggagtttattaattatgtgacTAGTTTACGTGACCCTATAGAATTATCCACTATATGGCGAAATCGTGGTTGCCGAAAAAAGTACTTTTTACACACTACCTTTTTAGCGCCTTGGCTAGCGTCGACCATAACCGCTAAAATCTCATCTTCTTTCCGTCTATTCATCTTACTGTCTTTTTTCATTTGCCAGTATCTCTTAGATAAGTCTTCTTTATGACTATtcatacgttttattttataattcatcaGATTTGTTACCTTTACCCACTCCTTTTGTAGTGTTATTAGCGTTtcctgtttatttaatattaaaaaatattttagttaccCAATTCGCTTGTATATTTTCTGTCTAATAGATAGAACTTGTCGAAAGAAtgagaattaattttaaaaattattatttactctcGGTCCGCCCCGCCATTGCCCGTGATATCTTAGCAGTCTAGGACCACGTATCTATATATCTAGGGGTAAGGAACtttgaaatcggtcgagtagttCTTCAGATTAGCGGGTGGCGCGTGCAAACgaagaaacaaactcttcagctttatataagTGTAAGtcataaatatcttataagtatatattgttTCACCCTACCGAAGCCTGTTGTATTTGCAAGTCATTTCTCGCTATATCTCGTTGATAGAAGTCATCTTTTTCCTGCAGAGATTGATAGTGGCTCATTATAGGATTATGCTGTTCTAAATAATTGTCGTACACGTCACGAAGTTTGCTCCAGTAGAAATCTATCTCCAGTTGTTTCGGCCGACAGAGGTGTCGCATTTCATCTTCGTGCTGcaaggaaattattattataatttgtaaaattacctcttttttatcttaaccgcattcaaattgtcagaacggTTCACCTGTAAATTCTAGggttacaaacacaaaaaaatacattcgaattGAGATTTGAGATCCTCCTCATTTTTCAAAGATGGTTGAAAAATGTGAAGCAGAATTAATTAGACATACACAATAGGtatatgacttaaaaaaaacgttttatgtgaaatacttaatttttagagATACTACCTATGTCAATAGATAGAATAATCtaattgtattgaataaaataattcctaagatttgaagaaaatattttataattccaaGGTTCCTCCCCTCTCTTATCCCTCACCCGTTTACGATGGTTCCCACTTATTTAAGTGCATATGATGGATAATTATCTATCGcctgtaaattataatgtttacaaaagATACGGCAAGGAACAACTACGTACAATATGTTAATACATAATTGAGAGAAGTAGGAAGGTATAAACAATGTATATACGCTAGTGAGACAACCAAATGTATCCATTACCAATTAGTCTCACTAAAACTTCCTGTGATTAGTGCGTCAGAAGTTTCCGCCGCATTTGACAGTAATGGTAGTCCAACCATGTTTACCCAATGCCTAAAATCCTTTTCATTGTTTAGCTAttcataaatcttttaaagtCACGTTAccaaattgataatttaatgatgAGTTTTGTATGGATACAATTTTTACGATGGATATAAGGATAAAGTAAATaggtatatacctacttaatttGTCCCGTGCATACCCTTTATTGATATGTCGCATTTATAGTTATTGATCCTGTTTTCTTGGTAGAAATGTACTGCCtgcattatttaacatttggtAGACCTACTTTTAACAGCTCTCTCATATAAGTATACTCACACTGAAATTGACAAAATTTTGAGCTTAAAGAGTGCTACTCTTGAATCTTGATGTGTTATTGATGATGccaaaagtgaaaaaaaatgttaagcAAAAATATGTCCTATCTGTATGAATTAAGGTTAAGCCTTATTAGATACTACTAtctaaatactattatttttattttttgtattacaatcAAGGCATAACGAATAGCGGTTAAATAGGTGTCCATCCCGGGGTATTGAAGCGTGAACTTCATGCATATATCTATCACATAAATAGCACAGTCCTCGTTTGCCCTTGTCAAAGCAGCGTTTTTCATTACACAGACACAATGTattcgaaaaatataattttattcattagttTGATCATCCTAGAATCTCATGTAAGTACAATTTAGATAGCAATTAAATTatcgttaaatattaaaaaaaaaattacctaatTTCTTTCAATAGGCGCTAAATTGTCGATCTGAAGGCAGCTTGAAAAGCGACGaactaaagaaaatatataagaactgCTTAAAACAGCATGATAATAGGAACTCCAGCAATTCCAATAGGATTTCCTCTGGATTCGACTGGAGAGACCAACAAGAGCGATCTTATTCAAGAAACGATTGGTCGGACCCTGACAATAACAGGATGGGAaacagaaataacaaaaaaggaGATAGAGATGAAGAAAGAAATTGGATGGATGGACAAGTAAATAGAATGGATATGTATGAACAGAGTGACCACGGGCAAATGGACAGGCGTGATTCAATGAACGACGGACGAAACCAATACAATGAGTATGGGACGCGTGATAGAAACGGGGGAATGAGTGTGAGGGATCAAGGAATGAGGAACCGCAATAATAATGGTAATAATTATCAGAGTGACCGTTCTGAGGAACGGAGTGGCTATTACCCAAATGAAGAATATGGAAGCGGACGTGTAAGCCggtttagtattatttaaaagcttatgattaatttatgttgaaagtaatatttcttttacaatGCACTTGTatagtacaaaaaaatgtattgttcttacctatatttttttgtttttactacaACTACATGATCTATCCTAGATCACAGCCAAATGATTTAATCAgcgtttcattaaaatactaaGCTCTGAATAAACGgcatcatttaattaattatctgacTATCCAGCCTTATCGCTTACCAAAGAGtattgttttacaaatttgaaaaGAGCCTAGAAAGTTAATGGAATTAACCGAATTGTTAGGTGCGATACACTCGCGTACTCTATACCtgaaaaaaattcttttgaaTATCGAAGAACTAACTAGAACAAATATAAGCGGTTAagataaaacaatgtaaaacttttttaatttttaggaaTCACAAACGCAAAGCACGTACTCTAATTCAAATAGACGGTACAAAAGAGAACGTACTGAAAAGAATTCCGGCCAGAGAAGTCAGTACAATCCAAACATGCAGCGTTCTTTTGATAAccataatgataataaaaataccagCGACAGTAAGGATAGTGGAAAAGCATGTGCTATGCATTGCTTTTTAGAGAACTTACAGATGgtgaataattttcttttgtaattattgaGTAAACAGTCACGATTcaatcatattaatatgttattattttcaactttaCGTGTgtttcatgtatttatttcttgattcatttaaaactaatatatattaatatacctactaaACTATAGATCCATGTTCTGTtacgtaattattatacaggggctatatttaaaattgatttttcagtcAATGAACTAATTTTAGTGAGATCTCTCAGAATatagttttctttatattaacattattctaTTCGCGTTTTGGCTTCGCGCTTGGAAGTCATCAATGATAAAGTAAATATGACTTTTTCAAGACAGGAGACGATGGAATGCCTGATCGATATTTCGTTACCAACGTGCTTACTAAAGACGTGAAAAATGAAGATTTAAGGGACTTCCTACAAGAATCTATTGAGGAATGTTTTCAGATTCTTGAAAATGGTGCGTTATCTAACCTCTCTGGTAATATTTATCTACTTAATATGACATGCGTAGTGCCTATGcctatcatatatatttaatattaactttccAACtgcatgataaaataaattagatttattcCATCTTTTGCAGTCAGGTAAGTTgatcagtcagtcagtaaGGTNNNNNNNNNNNNNNNNNNNNNNNNNNNNNNNNNNNNNNNNNNNNNNNNNNNNNNNNNNNNNNNNNNNNNNNNNNNNNNNNNNNNNNNNNNNNNNNNNNNNNNNNNNNNNNNNNNNNNNNNNNNNNNNNNNNNNNNNNNNNNNNNNNNNNNNNNNNNNNNNNNNNNNNNNNNNNNNNNNNNNNNNNNNNNNNNNNNNNNNNNNNNNNNNNNNNNNNNNNNNNNNNNNNNNNNNNNNNNNNNNNNNNNNNNNNNNNNNNNNNNNNNNNNNNNNNNNNNNNNNNNNNNNNNNNNNNNNNNNNNNNNNNNNNNNNNNNNNNNNNNNNNNNNNNNNNNNNNNNNNNNNNNNNNNNNNNNNNNNNNNNNNNNNNNNNNNNNNNNNNNNNNNNNNNNNNNNNNNNNNNNNNNNNNNNNNNNNNNNNNNNNNNNNNNNNNNNNNNNNNNNNNNNNNNNNNNNNNNNNNNNNNNNNNNNNNNNNNNNNNNNNNNNNNNNNNNNNNNNNNNNNNNNNNNNNNNNNNNNNNNNNNNNNNNNNNNNNNNNNNNNNNNNNNNNNNNNNNNNNNNNNNNNNNNNNNNNNNNNNNNNNNNNNNNNNNNNNNNNNNNNNNNNNNNNNNNNNNNNNNNNNNNNNNNNNNNNNNNNNNNNNNNNNNNNNNNNNNNNNNNNNNNNNNNNNNNNNNNNNNNNNNNNNNNNNNNNNNNNNNNNNNNNNNNNNNNNNNNNNNNNNNNNNNNNNNNNNNNNNNNNNNNNNNNNNNNNNNNNNNNNNNNNNNNNNNNNNNNNNNNNNNNNNNNNNNNNNNNNNNNNNNNNNNNNNNNNNNNNNNNNNNNNNNNNNNNNNNNNNNNNNNNNNNNNNNNNNNNNNNNNNNNNNNNNNNNNNNNNNNNNNNNNNNNNNNNNNNNNNNNNNNNNNNNNNNNNNNNNNNNNNNNNNNNNNNNNNNNNNNNNNNNNNNNNNNNNNNNNNNNNNNNNNNNNNNNNNNNNNNNNNNNNNNNNNNNNNNNNNNatcaaattttttctattctttcaaaatttctaatttataaagcatttcaatgctataaaactaaaaattaaatttaaggttgataatatttagataatagtgcaaaataaatgtaaaacttaTGCTCGCACTTTTTATTCCAGAAAACACGGAAGACAAGTGTGAGTTCTCA is a window from the Zerene cesonia ecotype Mississippi unplaced genomic scaffold, Zerene_cesonia_1.1 Zces_u004, whole genome shotgun sequence genome containing:
- the LOC119838698 gene encoding uncharacterized protein LOC119838698, encoding MDHEDFDDSEFPDNDEYVPYVRTTTLDSKSKGAKVSMWGKVTKVSANDGFYVKTGNDQEILIKLNKPLSEPLEGWYEIHGVYQGNCILCDEYIHFSEELTKTIDVEGYTNLASLLMVLDDPWNLGDGGLDGVKPMD
- the LOC119838697 gene encoding dynein regulatory complex subunit 2, with amino-acid sequence MPKKSKVNKLARMSDEERARYLQHRADVEEEARRRKRELVARFIKNKLDKEEAFSKINTAKINQEWRYILRRIKCQQMVLEIQGMMASFNFLMERKNRLISSLTSAVDDSDEQHRRAFQAHTENLSYFLRIGSQRLDKLQALYEHQKNCFLETWDKEELDITDNQDRAEFKLTLITFIQDRDFKLYKKQIENERATAKNDARLEHEDEMRHLCRPKQLEIDFYWSKLRDVYDNYLEQHNPIMSHYQSLQEKDDFYQRDIARNDLQIQQASETLITLQKEWVKVTNLMNYKIKRMNSHKEDLSKRYWQMKKDSKMNRRKEDEILAVMVDASQGAKKYLEDMLTKLQKINQMAQICSKYEHDNDKILKEIENDELPQDFENLDAAMITECKEYSKMDKFLLKANRAKVQTMCLRTEKNKLIKENIQLKQYIKKYLTDLALNDGKVRPQTTKLPSATNNFVPKINRPVTCIEGALSNAVIHEKRLKLEKKRNKEIGVVRSYPRVNCW